In the Candidatus Electrothrix rattekaaiensis genome, one interval contains:
- a CDS encoding type II toxin-antitoxin system RelE/ParE family toxin, with protein sequence MQVKFLASSLNDLKWFRYYYESVFPQGLEKAQKQFHSTKGLIKESPYIGHVIQDNNILEFSIPNIPFSFIYRIKGEVIEILRVWDERQDRARLS encoded by the coding sequence ATGCAGGTAAAATTTTTAGCAAGCTCGTTAAATGATTTAAAATGGTTCAGGTATTACTATGAGAGTGTTTTTCCTCAAGGACTGGAAAAAGCGCAAAAACAATTTCATAGCACAAAAGGTTTAATAAAAGAGAGTCCATACATCGGGCACGTTATCCAAGATAATAATATCTTGGAGTTTTCTATACCAAACATACCGTTTTCTTTTATCTACCGAATTAAAGGCGAAGTAATTGAAATTTTAAGGGTGTGGGACGAAAGGCAGGATAGAGCAAGGTTGAGTTGA
- a CDS encoding type II toxin-antitoxin system RelE/ParE family toxin yields MYQVDFTPTAASDLKRLNKPVAQRVFSKIRWISENFSSLSPVSLTGQWSGVYKLRVGDYRVLYTFSKEKESITIHFVRHRREVYKMK; encoded by the coding sequence ATGTATCAGGTAGATTTTACTCCGACTGCCGCCAGCGATTTAAAACGCCTGAACAAACCTGTTGCCCAGCGAGTATTCTCCAAGATTCGATGGATTTCCGAGAACTTCAGCTCACTGTCTCCGGTATCGCTGACCGGGCAATGGTCAGGTGTATATAAATTGCGTGTCGGAGATTACCGCGTTCTCTACACGTTCAGTAAGGAGAAAGAAAGTATCACGATTCATTTTGTGCGGCATCGTCGTGAGGTATACAAGATGAAATAG
- a CDS encoding CopG family ribbon-helix-helix protein, with protein MSYNPDIHHHRSIRLRNDDYSLAGDCSLLILKLTEILKSIQCIQCIRRILFNFMELTTMATVPFSLRIDPSTKALLEQEAKRGDRTPSYLANKAIKNFLQARTAKRKAINEAIKKADKGAFVSEEAVDAWVDSWGTENELPVPEPDIFPDT; from the coding sequence ATGTCATACAACCCCGACATCCACCACCACCGTTCCATCCGCCTGCGTAATGACGATTATTCACTGGCCGGGGACTGTTCACTGTTGATTCTTAAGTTGACAGAAATTTTAAAAAGTATACAATGTATACAATGTATACGACGTATACTTTTTAATTTTATGGAGCTAACTACTATGGCTACTGTTCCGTTTTCTCTAAGGATTGATCCAAGCACCAAAGCACTGCTTGAACAGGAAGCGAAAAGAGGTGACCGAACACCTTCCTACCTTGCCAACAAAGCAATCAAGAATTTCCTGCAGGCTAGAACAGCGAAAAGAAAGGCTATTAACGAGGCAATCAAGAAGGCTGATAAGGGAGCATTCGTTTCTGAAGAGGCGGTCGACGCTTGGGTTGATTCATGGGGAACTGAAAATGAACTTCCTGTACCTGAACCGGATATATTCCCTGATACCTAA
- a CDS encoding type II toxin-antitoxin system RelB/DinJ family antitoxin, which produces MKTATIHARIEPDTKEKAEKVLRKLGLSPTEAIRIFYRQICLGNGLPFPVEIPNKHTAETLEKSQRGEEVEEFESLDDMFDTWPS; this is translated from the coding sequence ATGAAAACTGCAACAATACATGCCCGCATTGAGCCGGACACCAAAGAAAAAGCCGAAAAGGTTCTCCGAAAACTCGGACTGAGTCCCACCGAGGCAATACGCATATTCTATCGCCAAATCTGCCTTGGTAACGGACTGCCTTTCCCTGTCGAAATCCCGAACAAACATACTGCCGAAACTCTGGAAAAGAGCCAACGAGGCGAGGAAGTGGAGGAGTTTGAAAGCCTTGACGATATGTTTGACACTTGGCCCTCATGA
- a CDS encoding type II toxin-antitoxin system YafQ family toxin, with the protein MRKVSQTRQFSRDLKRVAKRGKNLDKLKRVVTLLAKDQPLEPRHRDHALTGNWKYSRDCHIEPDWLLIYTLDDESLRLERTGTHSDLFKK; encoded by the coding sequence ATGAGAAAGGTTTCTCAGACGCGCCAGTTTTCAAGGGATTTGAAACGAGTCGCCAAGCGGGGAAAGAATCTGGATAAACTCAAACGGGTTGTTACCCTTCTGGCAAAGGACCAACCGCTTGAACCGAGGCACAGGGACCATGCCCTGACCGGAAACTGGAAGTACTCCCGTGACTGCCATATCGAACCGGATTGGCTTTTGATTTACACTTTGGATGACGAGTCGTTGCGCTTGGAGAGAACAGGCACACATAGCGATCTGTTTAAGAAATAG